A genomic segment from Gavia stellata isolate bGavSte3 chromosome 4, bGavSte3.hap2, whole genome shotgun sequence encodes:
- the NOPCHAP1 gene encoding NOP protein chaperone 1 has protein sequence MAGAGGAEGPPASRELLAVGRRGGLEETLLISSKCSSKKATTLQTVRMPRSNVLDRVQSFLPQMAHANDELRRKMVTAPAHQFDIENLDSATEKVIEMNVAVVELSDSDTDEEILTSEDDSESEDDCITDEVTTDNIKFPKQKGEKGKIEILDSKVNE, from the exons ATGGCGGGGGCCGGCGGAGCGGAGGGCCCGCCCGCCTCTCGGGAGCTTCTGGCTGTGGGGCGCCGCGGAG GGCTGGAAGAAACTTTGTTGATTAGTTCAAAATGTAGCAGCAAGAAGGCCACAACTTTACAGACAGTTAGGATGCCGAGGAGTAATG ttttggaccGAGTACAGAGCTTTTTACCACAGATGGCCCATGCAAATGATGagctaagaagaaaaatggtaacAGCACCAGCTCATCAGTTTGATATTGAAAATCTAGACAGTGCAACAGAAAAAGTTATAGAAATG aatgtgGCTGTAGTTGAACTGAGTGATTCTGATACAGATGAAGAGATACTAACTTCAGAAGATGATTCGGAATCTGAAGATGACTGTATAACTGATGAAGTGACAACCGACAACATTAAGTTTCCTAagcaaaagggagaaaagggcaAAATAGAAATTTTGGACAGCAAAGTGAATGAGtaa